The Kosmotoga arenicorallina S304 nucleotide sequence AACTTCGAGCCCTTTACTACAAGGAAAGGCTGGTACAATCCCTGTGTTCCACTTTATTTAAGATACAGGTACGATACATTGCAACCATGGGCAATTCTGAGATTTGATTCCGATATAAGCAGCAATGCAAAAGCGGTGATAAATCTGGATTTCAAAAAAGACTACCGAAGCTACATCAGCCATGGACCTTCAGGAAATGCCACGCCTCTTGCCAATTTGCCTGTGGAATTGCTCAAGGGAGATGTCAGGGCACTGGACTTCAGCTTCCCGAGTTTTGGCTATGCTGCTTACGCAACCGGGGAATTCCAGGCAAGTCTGGGTCGTTATAAATTAAGCTGGGGACCCATGAGAAATGGTCTTACTATCAGCAATGCTTCCAATTATTATGACAATTTCAGTTCTTCCTATGTAACACCCATGGGCAAAAGCGGGAATTTCTCTTATACCTTCAACATGATCTCCGTTATACCATTACTCAGCGGAGGTGAGTGGGAACGCCAAAGAAAGGTATCTGTTGGAAGTCCTCATTATTGGGATCTTAATCAAGACCAGGTGTATGATGAACCTTCAAAACTCATTGTCGGACATCGTTTTGATATAAAACTCAACAAACGGCTGCGAATCGGTGTGGGTGAAATCAACGTAGTTGGAGGAAAACATCCTGATCTCACAGATTTCAACCCTTTCATTGTATTTCACAACACCTATGGCGAGGGGTTTTCCAATGTTATGATGTCTCTGGATTTCTCTCTAGTGCCTTTCAAGGGATTCCAGATTTACGGTGAGTTTGCTATGGATGATTACTCGGGTCCAACAGAGGCTGGTGCGCGTGGAAAGCCAGCTGCCATGGCATATGGGCTTGGCGCTGAGTATTTCCTTGAAAGCACCCGGGGCATATATCATTTCTCTGCTGAGGCCTATCACACGGACACCTGGATGTACAACAGATGGCAGCCCCTGCTGAAAATTACAAATAGAACCATAACCAAATCTGAACTTCCCGGCGCAAGAGATGCAAATGAGTACCCTCTTGGGTTCAAATACGGTCCTGATTTAAATGCGTTTTCGCTGCTCATGCAATGGTTTGGTAATAGTATCTCGGCATCCGTTGAATTTGAGCATTTTACACAGGGTGAAGTAACGCTGGATACCCCGTATCTGAATATGGATGAACCCAGTGATGAACCTGGCGAATTCACGGATCCAGAATATTGGAGGGGGCCGGTAGGCGAACTAAAAAAAGCGAATATTCTTACTGTTAAGCTGGAAGGAACTCTTTGCGGTTTTAGAATCGGTTCGGATTTTAGCTTATATTTTGGGAGCTACTTTGAGCAATACACAACAAGAAAAGTTACCTTTGAACTTAGGCCATTTATAGAGATAGTATTTTAGAAGAGCATTATCAGCAGTGTGAAAATCACGCCACATGTAAAACCGAGTATCAGGCCAAAAACAAAAGAACTATTTCTGCCCTTCCTTTTCAGGGGGGGCTTTTTTTCTTTTTCCTCCCTGTACCAGTCCCTGTCGTATATTCCCATATTTATTCACCTCTTTTGTAAGGAAAGTTCCCCAATAGCGTCGTATGAATATGACAAGGGGAACAGCAAGCACTATTCCATATACACCAAAAAGCTCGCTGCAAGCTATCATGGAAAGCAGTATGATAAACCAGTTCAATTTCAACCTTCTGGACATAATCCTTGGCGATAACACCCACATTTCGAGTTGATTGGCGACAACCAGCAGCAGTAGCGCAAAAACAACTCCAAGAATTGGAGCATCTGTATAGCTTATATAGCCTATAACAAGCAAAGGTATGGCGGTGACGATAACTCCAAAGAAGGGAATGAAATTCGTAATTCCAGCAAGTAATCCAAGAAATAACGCCTGCTGGATTTTAAAGAAAAATGCACCAAAACCTATCACTGAACCCACTGCAAGGGCTACTATGAGCTGTCCTGTAATATATCCCTGAAGATCCCGGTAAAATCCCTTAAAAAATCCCGTCACTTCATCTCCTTCACATCCTGGAAAAAGGGTGTGAACTGCTTTGCGCCTGAAAAAGAACCGGGTTCTTGTGGTAAGGAAAACCGCAGCTACCACCAGCAATATACCAAAAGTGATCCAGGAAGCTATGTTTTTGCTTATGTAAAGGCTCGCTTGAAGCAAGAAATCTCCCAGCATTGAACCAGCCTTTTCGAAGGTGTCATTAACAAAACTGCTAAAGGGCTCATTGAGTTTTGACGAAATTTCTGAAAAATCAAGCTCTACAAGGCCCGAACGAAAGCTCTGAACGCCTTTTATAATAATGGGGACAGCGATATAGAGGAGGTATACAAAGGTTATAACAATAGCTCCAAGGGTTACTAGAGAGAGCAGTCGCTTGTAACTCCTCTTCTTAGCCATTCTTGCAGGCGCAATTATAATCATCCCTATCAATACGCTCAGGGTTATAACACGGGTCGTCATAGGAAAGACAAACAGGGAAATAATATAAGCTATAAAATAACCGAGAATCCACTTTGCGCTATTGTTCATGGTATCCCCACAGAAACAAGCAATTTCACCATCGTTCCTCGAGGAGTCGATTTCTTTTCAATAATGCCTTTAAGTTCAAGGCTTATCAACGTATCCAGAGCAGTGTTCTTGTTAATGCCCAGTGAGGA carries:
- a CDS encoding capsule assembly Wzi family protein; translated protein: MKSIWLLLVILVPIVALANIANLNFKADDSYIVWKAELLLNKEVPAVPNTPISSAFMGEPEQFTSNTTASFTTTPQLTLHNFEPFTTRKGWYNPCVPLYLRYRYDTLQPWAILRFDSDISSNAKAVINLDFKKDYRSYISHGPSGNATPLANLPVELLKGDVRALDFSFPSFGYAAYATGEFQASLGRYKLSWGPMRNGLTISNASNYYDNFSSSYVTPMGKSGNFSYTFNMISVIPLLSGGEWERQRKVSVGSPHYWDLNQDQVYDEPSKLIVGHRFDIKLNKRLRIGVGEINVVGGKHPDLTDFNPFIVFHNTYGEGFSNVMMSLDFSLVPFKGFQIYGEFAMDDYSGPTEAGARGKPAAMAYGLGAEYFLESTRGIYHFSAEAYHTDTWMYNRWQPLLKITNRTITKSELPGARDANEYPLGFKYGPDLNAFSLLMQWFGNSISASVEFEHFTQGEVTLDTPYLNMDEPSDEPGEFTDPEYWRGPVGELKKANILTVKLEGTLCGFRIGSDFSLYFGSYFEQYTTRKVTFELRPFIEIVF
- a CDS encoding AI-2E family transporter, with product MNNSAKWILGYFIAYIISLFVFPMTTRVITLSVLIGMIIIAPARMAKKRSYKRLLSLVTLGAIVITFVYLLYIAVPIIIKGVQSFRSGLVELDFSEISSKLNEPFSSFVNDTFEKAGSMLGDFLLQASLYISKNIASWITFGILLVVAAVFLTTRTRFFFRRKAVHTLFPGCEGDEVTGFFKGFYRDLQGYITGQLIVALAVGSVIGFGAFFFKIQQALFLGLLAGITNFIPFFGVIVTAIPLLVIGYISYTDAPILGVVFALLLLVVANQLEMWVLSPRIMSRRLKLNWFIILLSMIACSELFGVYGIVLAVPLVIFIRRYWGTFLTKEVNKYGNIRQGLVQGGKRKKAPPEKEGQK